One Cohnella candidum genomic region harbors:
- the spoIIE gene encoding stage II sporulation protein E, with protein MDKSSVVPFIPRPGSGESTATVKKRWWAGRRTKRFAGAPPGRWARMGQALSEQKWLLLTVGFGFLLGRAQLVEHLAPFAAAFFGVVLYVRREMAFWAAASLAAGSFWAAEPAPAVILAEIGVLYLLFRGLEVYEKADLSHAPVVVFASTLLVRLFHAVLADKPSWLPYMWTAVEAALAFVLTMLFVHALPLLNRSKKSVQYRHEEWIGLLILAACVLTGMTGWSVQGMELTDVLTRYIVLLAAFVGGVSLGTSAGVVAGMMLTLSDLGAAGDIGLLALGGLMAGMIREGGKAGTLFGLLLGTTVLSLFASDASETLNSAWTTAAAAVLFFFTPRSVTDAISKYVPGTSHYAQNQKDYAQKVRDLTAQRVARFSEVFRQLSGSFRQITEAGDMARQNKDFDHFAGAVHEKACASCHRRGLCWDTQFFQTYKLMTDMMGAVSDNPDLQPGDMPKSWGRLCVRTPQVLDILKREYDLYRHDLHWRRQLQDSRYLVADQLSGVSQVMDDLVKEIRREAQQMELQEGQIREAIDRMGLAVQSIDIISLEEGKVEIELVHAFRTGYDECRKMIAPLLSEILGETVGVTQEKTGEPAPHLTTVVFASAKAYEVETGVAGAAKDGDLLSGDSFTITELGSGKFAVALSDGMGNGARARMESSAALSMLEQLLQSGIDERLAVKSVNSVLLLRSPEEMFATVDLALIDLYSAHATMLKIGSTPSFIKRGRQIIPIAANNLPIGILQDIEIDLLRVQLLPGDTLIMMTDGVLDAPGHAINKEVWIKRVLQEIETDDPQELADELLDIALKQNPGAIRDDMTVVVSRITRHQPEWAAFRYPGLGRVERPRTVS; from the coding sequence ATGGACAAGTCGTCCGTCGTACCTTTCATACCGCGTCCGGGCAGCGGTGAATCCACGGCAACGGTGAAGAAAAGGTGGTGGGCCGGCCGAAGGACAAAGCGGTTTGCAGGCGCGCCGCCGGGCCGGTGGGCTCGGATGGGACAGGCCTTGAGCGAACAGAAGTGGCTGCTGTTGACGGTCGGGTTCGGGTTTTTGCTGGGGCGGGCGCAATTGGTCGAGCATCTCGCTCCGTTTGCCGCCGCGTTTTTCGGAGTGGTGCTCTACGTGAGGAGGGAAATGGCGTTCTGGGCGGCGGCTTCCTTGGCCGCGGGGAGCTTCTGGGCCGCGGAGCCGGCGCCGGCGGTGATCCTGGCGGAGATCGGCGTGCTCTATTTGCTGTTCCGGGGTTTGGAGGTTTACGAGAAGGCGGACTTGTCCCATGCGCCGGTGGTGGTGTTCGCTTCCACCCTGCTTGTCCGATTGTTCCATGCGGTGTTGGCGGACAAGCCGAGTTGGCTTCCGTACATGTGGACCGCGGTCGAGGCTGCGCTGGCGTTCGTGCTCACGATGCTGTTCGTTCATGCGTTGCCGCTTCTGAACCGGTCCAAGAAATCGGTCCAGTACCGCCATGAAGAGTGGATCGGACTGCTGATTCTGGCTGCGTGCGTGTTGACCGGGATGACCGGCTGGAGCGTGCAGGGCATGGAACTGACGGACGTGCTGACCCGCTATATCGTGCTTCTGGCCGCATTCGTGGGCGGGGTGTCTCTCGGAACGTCGGCCGGCGTGGTGGCGGGCATGATGCTGACCTTGTCCGATCTCGGGGCGGCGGGGGACATCGGGCTGCTCGCGCTCGGCGGGCTGATGGCCGGCATGATCCGCGAAGGCGGCAAAGCGGGGACCTTGTTCGGCCTGCTGCTCGGCACGACGGTCCTCAGCTTGTTCGCTTCCGACGCAAGCGAAACGCTCAATTCCGCTTGGACGACGGCGGCGGCGGCGGTGCTCTTCTTCTTCACGCCGCGTTCCGTGACCGACGCTATTTCAAAATATGTGCCGGGTACCTCGCATTATGCGCAAAATCAAAAAGATTACGCGCAAAAAGTTCGGGACCTCACGGCGCAGCGGGTGGCGCGGTTTTCCGAGGTGTTCCGTCAGCTGTCGGGCAGCTTCCGCCAAATCACCGAGGCGGGGGATATGGCTCGGCAGAACAAGGATTTCGATCACTTCGCGGGCGCGGTTCACGAGAAAGCCTGCGCAAGCTGCCATCGGCGCGGGCTCTGCTGGGACACGCAGTTTTTCCAGACCTACAAGCTGATGACGGACATGATGGGCGCCGTGTCGGACAATCCGGACTTGCAGCCGGGGGACATGCCGAAGAGCTGGGGAAGGCTCTGCGTCAGAACGCCACAGGTGCTCGACATCCTGAAGCGGGAATACGACCTGTACCGGCACGACCTTCACTGGCGCCGCCAGCTGCAGGACAGCCGATACCTGGTCGCCGATCAGCTGTCCGGAGTCTCCCAGGTCATGGACGACCTCGTCAAGGAAATCCGGCGCGAAGCCCAGCAGATGGAGCTTCAGGAAGGACAAATCCGGGAGGCCATCGACAGGATGGGCCTTGCCGTTCAGAGCATAGATATCATCAGCCTGGAGGAGGGAAAAGTGGAGATCGAGCTGGTCCACGCTTTCCGGACCGGATATGACGAGTGCCGCAAAATGATCGCGCCGCTGCTGTCCGAAATTCTCGGGGAGACGGTCGGCGTCACGCAGGAGAAGACGGGCGAGCCCGCGCCGCATTTGACCACCGTGGTCTTCGCGTCGGCGAAGGCGTACGAAGTCGAGACGGGAGTGGCCGGGGCTGCCAAGGACGGGGATCTTCTCTCCGGCGACAGCTTTACGATTACGGAGCTCGGAAGCGGGAAGTTCGCGGTGGCGCTGAGCGACGGGATGGGGAACGGAGCCCGCGCGCGGATGGAAAGCAGCGCGGCGCTGTCGATGCTGGAGCAGCTGCTGCAGTCGGGCATCGACGAACGGCTGGCGGTCAAATCGGTGAACTCCGTTTTGCTGCTCCGTTCTCCGGAAGAGATGTTCGCGACGGTCGACCTCGCGCTCATCGACCTTTACTCCGCGCACGCGACGATGCTGAAGATCGGCTCCACGCCGAGCTTCATCAAGCGGGGGAGGCAGATCATTCCGATCGCGGCCAACAATTTGCCGATCGGCATCTTACAGGACATCGAAATCGACCTGCTGCGCGTTCAGCTGCTTCCCGGCGACACGCTGATCATGATGACCGACGGCGTGCTCGACGCGCCCGGACATGCCATTAACAAGGAGGTATGGATCAAGAGAGTTTTGCAGGAGATCGAGACGGACGATCCGCAGGAGCTGGCGGACGAGCTGCTCGATATCGCGCTGAAGCAGAACCCCGGCGCGATCCGCGACGACATGACGGTCGTCGTATCGCGCATCACGCGCCATCAGCCGGAGTGGGCGGCGTTCCGCTACCCCGGGCTGGGCCGCGTGGAACGCCCGAGGACGGTGAGCTGA
- the yabQ gene encoding spore cortex biosynthesis protein YabQ: MNAASQWSTIGWMVLCGALMGLVFDFYRVIARRFHIPRWMLPAFDVVYWAAATLGVFNVLLDHNHGEVRLYVFLGLGIGVTGYFGLLSPHVVKAADRIVTLVIGLAAWLWKAFRLVIAVPFLFLVRILAKLLDIVFVIIAAILLYVGKLLLIPLMPLWNWLWDKLLPVRRRVTAGIEGWKRLKNRIKAAWETFWKKS, translated from the coding sequence GTGAACGCGGCTTCCCAATGGTCGACGATCGGTTGGATGGTGTTATGCGGGGCGCTGATGGGGCTCGTGTTCGACTTTTACCGCGTCATCGCCCGCCGGTTCCATATTCCCCGGTGGATGCTCCCGGCGTTCGACGTCGTTTACTGGGCGGCGGCGACGCTTGGGGTGTTCAACGTCCTGCTTGACCATAACCATGGGGAAGTGAGACTCTACGTCTTCCTGGGGCTGGGGATCGGGGTTACCGGCTATTTCGGCTTGCTCAGCCCGCACGTCGTCAAGGCGGCGGACCGCATCGTTACGCTGGTCATAGGACTCGCGGCATGGCTGTGGAAGGCGTTTCGCTTGGTGATCGCGGTACCGTTCCTGTTTCTCGTTCGCATTTTGGCCAAGCTTCTCGACATTGTTTTCGTCATCATCGCCGCGATCCTCCTCTACGTCGGGAAACTGCTCCTTATCCCTCTCATGCCTCTCTGGAATTGGCTGTGGGACAAGTTGCTGCCGGTTCGGAGACGGGTGACGGCTGGGATCGAGGGATGGAAACGGCTCAAAAACCGCATCAAGGCGGCGTGGGAGACGTTTTGGAAAAAAAGTTGA
- a CDS encoding NADH-dependent flavin oxidoreductase has protein sequence MNPKFGPLFEEYVFPIGTHLKNRIVMAPMTNWSSHEDGTVSDAEVQYYARRSGGVSMVITACAYVTPSGKGFHGEFGAHRDEMVPSLRRLASAIKDRGAKAVLQIFHGGRSCPPELVPGGDVVSASAVPAVEQGSPVPRPLTHEEIEGIIRDFGEATRRAIEAGFDGVEIHGANGYLIQQFFSPHSNRRDDQWGGDLDGRMSFPLAVVEEVVRVATEYAERPFLVGYRFSPEEAESPGISMADTMRLLDALVEQPLDYLHVSLMDFWSAPRTESAESGTRMQWIQQRVGQKKPIIGVGAIRTPDDSLKALKTGVPLIALGRELIMEPDWVGKIGGGNDTDVMTTLNPADQERLFIPDPLWNAIMNTPGWFPVESKNKA, from the coding sequence ATGAATCCCAAGTTCGGTCCTTTGTTCGAAGAATATGTCTTCCCGATCGGCACCCATTTGAAAAACCGTATCGTGATGGCGCCGATGACCAACTGGTCTTCCCATGAGGACGGCACGGTTTCCGATGCGGAGGTCCAATATTATGCGCGCAGGTCCGGCGGGGTCAGCATGGTCATTACGGCATGCGCCTACGTCACGCCGAGCGGCAAAGGCTTCCACGGCGAATTCGGCGCGCATCGGGACGAGATGGTCCCGAGCCTGCGGCGGCTGGCTTCCGCGATTAAGGATAGGGGCGCCAAAGCGGTGCTGCAAATTTTCCACGGCGGGAGGAGCTGTCCGCCGGAGCTCGTGCCGGGCGGAGACGTCGTCAGCGCGAGCGCGGTGCCGGCCGTCGAGCAGGGCTCGCCGGTTCCGCGTCCGCTTACGCACGAGGAAATCGAAGGCATTATCCGGGATTTCGGAGAAGCGACGAGACGCGCCATCGAGGCGGGCTTCGACGGCGTCGAAATCCATGGCGCCAACGGATATCTCATTCAGCAATTTTTCTCGCCTCATTCCAATCGGCGGGACGACCAATGGGGCGGCGACCTGGACGGCAGAATGTCCTTTCCTTTGGCTGTCGTGGAAGAAGTCGTGCGCGTGGCGACGGAGTACGCGGAACGCCCTTTTCTCGTGGGATACCGGTTTTCTCCGGAAGAAGCGGAATCTCCCGGCATCTCGATGGCCGATACGATGCGGCTTCTGGACGCTCTCGTCGAGCAGCCTCTTGATTACCTTCACGTTTCGCTCATGGATTTCTGGTCGGCTCCCCGAACGGAATCGGCGGAAAGCGGGACGCGCATGCAATGGATTCAGCAGCGGGTCGGACAGAAGAAGCCGATCATCGGAGTCGGGGCGATCCGGACGCCGGATGATTCGCTTAAGGCCTTGAAGACGGGCGTTCCGCTGATCGCACTCGGCCGGGAATTGATCATGGAGCCCGACTGGGTCGGCAAAATCGGCGGAGGCAACGATACGGACGTCATGACGACGCTGAATCCGGCCGATCAGGAGAGATTGTTTATCCCGGATCCGTTATGGAACGCGATCATGAACACGCCCGGCTGGTTCCCCGTCGAAAGCAAAAACAAAGCCTGA
- a CDS encoding serine/threonine protein kinase, translating into MTTSSEKSQLPPGTILTGKWNGKKYKLERLLGLGANGQVYLATLGRSVCAIKIGTEAAELQGEANVLASLDGTERGRGRPPFLLDVDDFTLNGKDVPFYSMRYVPGAPLKSYLKKHGTHWIGVIGYRLMERLAELHEAGWVFSDIKNDNVLVHDFGRVELVDYGGMTAIGRSVRQFTEIYDRGYWSAGSRTADPAYDWFGFGMLWLHATDGKRLLQLSGTRLPQDRGVEDLMKLVRTNPKLRPMERWLERAFHGDFQDSREALKEWRLAHRKKDSREKPERAHVPAWMTGLLVLSVALCATLASVWLFR; encoded by the coding sequence GTGACTACGTCGTCTGAGAAAAGCCAGTTGCCTCCCGGCACGATCCTGACGGGCAAATGGAACGGCAAAAAGTATAAGTTAGAGCGGCTGCTCGGCCTCGGCGCGAATGGGCAGGTGTATTTGGCGACGCTCGGACGCTCCGTCTGCGCGATCAAAATCGGCACCGAAGCCGCCGAACTGCAAGGGGAAGCCAATGTTCTCGCTTCGCTGGACGGAACCGAGCGGGGAAGGGGCAGGCCTCCTTTTTTGTTGGACGTGGACGATTTCACGTTGAACGGCAAAGACGTTCCGTTCTATTCCATGCGTTATGTACCGGGGGCTCCATTGAAATCCTATTTGAAGAAACACGGCACGCATTGGATCGGGGTTATCGGTTACCGGCTGATGGAGCGGCTGGCGGAGCTTCACGAAGCGGGCTGGGTGTTTTCCGACATCAAAAACGACAACGTGCTGGTCCACGATTTCGGCCGGGTTGAGCTCGTCGACTACGGCGGCATGACGGCGATCGGGCGCAGCGTGCGCCAGTTCACCGAAATCTACGACCGCGGCTATTGGTCGGCCGGCAGCCGTACGGCGGATCCCGCCTACGATTGGTTCGGGTTCGGCATGCTGTGGCTTCACGCGACGGACGGCAAACGGCTCCTTCAGTTGTCGGGCACCCGGCTGCCGCAGGACCGCGGCGTCGAAGACCTCATGAAGCTGGTGCGAACCAATCCGAAGCTGCGTCCGATGGAACGGTGGCTGGAACGGGCCTTTCATGGAGACTTTCAGGATTCCAGGGAGGCTTTGAAGGAATGGCGGCTCGCGCACCGCAAGAAGGATTCGCGCGAGAAGCCGGAGAGGGCGCACGTTCCGGCCTGGATGACGGGTCTTCTGGTGCTTTCGGTCGCGCTTTGCGCGACGTTGGCCTCGGTGTGGCTGTTTCGATAA
- a CDS encoding S1 domain-containing RNA-binding protein, whose product MAIEVGTKMEGKVTGITHFGAFVDLSGGVTGLVHISEVADSYVKDIHEHLKVNDVVTVKVINVDQNGKIGLSIRQAVDKPPEQQQQSYPRGPRGGGDRGGRPFKGGGGGGRASFDDKLSRFLKDSEERISSLKKSTESKRGGRGGRRS is encoded by the coding sequence ATGGCCATCGAAGTGGGCACCAAAATGGAGGGCAAAGTGACCGGCATCACGCATTTCGGAGCGTTTGTGGATCTTTCGGGCGGCGTTACGGGGCTCGTACACATTTCCGAAGTTGCCGACAGCTATGTGAAAGACATCCACGAGCATTTGAAAGTGAATGACGTGGTCACGGTCAAAGTCATCAATGTGGACCAGAACGGGAAGATCGGATTGTCCATCCGCCAGGCCGTAGATAAACCGCCTGAACAGCAGCAGCAGTCGTATCCGCGCGGACCACGCGGCGGAGGCGATCGCGGAGGTCGTCCTTTCAAGGGCGGCGGAGGCGGCGGCCGTGCTTCTTTCGATGACAAATTGAGCCGGTTTTTGAAAGACAGCGAGGAACGCATCTCCTCTCTGAAGAAAAGCACCGAATCCAAACGAGGCGGCCGAGGCGGACGCCGTTCGTAA
- the ftsH gene encoding ATP-dependent zinc metalloprotease FtsH, with the protein MNRIIRNTGFYLLIFLVTVGIVQFFISKNETTDEINYNKIMEIVETGNASDMQMQIQSGSYLVTGTYKDPAKAGSKSETFSGRILMSDPGASSFAELARKNNIQVKVEKMPGQSFWLTFLTSIIPFVIMFILFFFLINQAQGGGGKVMNFGKSRARLYNEEKKRVTFEDVAGADEEKQELVEVVEFLKDPRKFAALGARIPKGVLLVGPPGTGKTLLARAVAGEAGVPFFSISGSDFVEMFVGVGASRVRDLFENAKKNAPCIIFIDEIDAVGRQRGAGLGGGHDEREQTLNQLLVEMDGFGANEGIIIVAATNRPDILDPALLRPGRFDRQITVDRPDVKGREAVLKVHARNKPLSKDVKLNTIAKRTTGFTGADLENLLNEAALLAARRNKKDIAMQEVDEAIDRVIVGTEKKSRVISDREKRIVAYHEAGHTIAGFFLENADMVHKVTIIPRGRAGGYVIMLPKEDRMLVTKQELLDKVTGLLAGRVAEELFIGEIGTGAYSDFKQATGIVRSMIMEYGMSDKLGPMQFGNSQGQVFLGRDLGHEQNYSDAIAYEIDQEMQDIIKTCYDRARNLLTEKSKEMHLVANTLLEKETLDLDQIKSLIETGNADGEGDGSSGGSEEPNTDPIVDTLGGGVRVRIQTREDDLQTPTPQNPDNRKDDGSGEV; encoded by the coding sequence ATGAATCGGATCATCCGCAACACAGGCTTTTATTTGCTCATATTTTTGGTGACCGTCGGGATCGTCCAGTTCTTCATCAGCAAGAACGAGACTACCGATGAAATCAACTACAACAAAATCATGGAAATCGTCGAAACAGGCAACGCATCCGATATGCAGATGCAGATCCAAAGCGGTTCCTACTTGGTCACCGGTACCTATAAAGATCCGGCCAAAGCAGGCTCCAAATCGGAAACGTTCAGCGGAAGGATCCTCATGTCGGATCCGGGCGCTTCGAGTTTCGCGGAGCTCGCGAGAAAGAACAACATCCAGGTGAAAGTCGAGAAAATGCCGGGACAGAGCTTCTGGCTGACCTTCCTGACTTCCATCATTCCGTTCGTCATCATGTTCATCCTGTTCTTCTTCCTGATCAACCAGGCGCAGGGCGGCGGCGGCAAAGTCATGAACTTCGGCAAGAGCCGCGCGCGTCTTTATAATGAAGAGAAAAAACGCGTGACGTTCGAGGACGTCGCCGGTGCGGACGAAGAGAAACAGGAATTGGTCGAAGTCGTCGAATTCCTGAAGGATCCCCGCAAGTTCGCGGCGCTCGGCGCCCGCATTCCGAAGGGCGTGCTGCTCGTCGGCCCTCCGGGTACCGGTAAAACCTTGCTCGCCCGCGCGGTAGCAGGCGAAGCCGGCGTTCCGTTCTTCAGCATTTCCGGTTCGGACTTCGTCGAAATGTTCGTCGGCGTCGGCGCATCCCGCGTCCGCGACCTGTTCGAGAACGCGAAGAAGAACGCGCCTTGTATCATCTTCATCGACGAAATCGACGCCGTCGGCCGTCAACGGGGCGCAGGCCTCGGCGGCGGACATGACGAGCGCGAACAAACGTTGAACCAATTGCTCGTCGAAATGGACGGATTCGGCGCGAACGAAGGCATCATCATCGTCGCGGCGACCAACCGTCCGGACATCCTGGACCCTGCGCTGCTGCGTCCGGGCCGTTTCGACCGGCAGATCACCGTAGACCGTCCGGACGTCAAAGGCCGCGAAGCGGTGCTGAAAGTCCACGCCCGCAACAAGCCTCTGAGCAAAGACGTCAAGCTGAATACGATCGCCAAGCGGACGACGGGCTTCACCGGCGCCGACCTGGAGAACTTGCTCAACGAAGCGGCCTTGCTGGCCGCACGCCGCAACAAGAAAGACATCGCGATGCAAGAGGTCGACGAAGCGATCGACCGCGTCATCGTCGGTACCGAGAAGAAAAGCCGCGTCATCAGCGATCGCGAGAAGCGCATCGTCGCTTACCACGAAGCGGGCCATACGATCGCGGGCTTCTTCCTCGAGAACGCAGACATGGTCCACAAAGTCACGATCATCCCGCGCGGCCGCGCCGGCGGTTACGTCATCATGCTGCCGAAGGAAGACCGCATGCTGGTGACGAAGCAAGAGCTGCTGGATAAAGTCACCGGGCTGCTCGCCGGACGCGTCGCCGAAGAGCTTTTCATCGGCGAGATCGGCACCGGCGCCTACAGCGACTTCAAACAAGCGACCGGCATCGTCCGCAGCATGATCATGGAATACGGCATGAGCGACAAGCTCGGACCGATGCAGTTCGGCAACTCGCAGGGCCAGGTCTTCCTGGGCCGCGACCTCGGACACGAGCAGAACTATTCCGACGCCATCGCCTACGAGATCGACCAAGAGATGCAGGACATCATTAAGACTTGCTACGACCGGGCGAGAAACCTCTTGACCGAGAAGAGCAAGGAAATGCATCTTGTCGCGAACACCCTGTTGGAGAAGGAAACGCTGGATCTCGACCAGATCAAGAGCCTGATCGAGACGGGCAACGCCGACGGCGAGGGCGACGGTTCCTCCGGAGGAAGCGAAGAACCGAACACCGATCCGATCGTCGATACGCTCGGAGGAGGCGTCCGGGTCCGCATCCAGACACGCGAGGACGACCTGCAAACGCCGACGCCGCAAAATCCGGACAACCGCAAGGACGACGGTTCCGGCGAGGTTTAA
- the hpt gene encoding hypoxanthine phosphoribosyltransferase: MLNDIQEVFYSEEAIKDKVKELGAAISREYEGRNPLVICVLKGAFIFMADLAKNITVPIELDFMAVSSYGKSTRSSGEVKIVKDLDSSVDGRDVLIVEDIIDSGLTLSYLIDVLERRNALSVKVVALFDKPGRRTSEINADFTGFVIPDAFIVGYGLDYAEKYRNLPFVGVLKPEIYSNG; encoded by the coding sequence TTGCTGAACGACATTCAAGAAGTGTTTTACTCGGAAGAAGCCATCAAGGACAAGGTGAAGGAGCTTGGGGCAGCCATCAGCCGGGAGTACGAAGGCCGAAATCCCCTGGTGATCTGCGTGCTGAAAGGCGCGTTTATTTTTATGGCCGATCTGGCCAAGAACATCACGGTGCCGATCGAACTCGATTTCATGGCGGTATCCAGCTATGGCAAGTCCACCCGTTCTTCCGGCGAAGTCAAGATCGTCAAGGATTTGGACTCGTCCGTGGACGGACGGGACGTCCTGATCGTAGAAGACATCATCGACAGCGGCTTGACACTCAGCTACCTGATCGACGTTCTCGAACGCCGCAACGCTTTGTCCGTGAAGGTCGTCGCTTTATTCGACAAGCCGGGACGCCGGACCTCGGAAATCAATGCCGATTTCACCGGGTTCGTTATTCCGGACGCGTTCATCGTCGGATACGGCCTCGACTATGCGGAGAAATACCGGAATCTGCCCTTCGTCGGCGTGCTGAAACCGGAGATCTATTCGAACGGCTGA
- a CDS encoding VWA domain-containing protein — MNQILLITDGCSNVGESPVTAAAQAFAEGITVNVAGVVDDGTIGELGAREISEIARAGGGMSRIVTSRQLSQTVQMMTRQTVAGTIRQAVNTELKQLFGLDSVGALPPAKRAEVVKVMDELEETSELRVALLIDTSASMKPKLHAVEDAIRDLALSLQARTGRSAVAVFHYPGEYGHLPCALDCDWTADAGRLPLLFSRIRMKGTTPTGPALMQVVDFYRETCGKIKSELVDTPPSKRGDAGEVRSDYVV; from the coding sequence ATGAACCAGATTCTGCTCATTACGGACGGCTGCTCCAACGTCGGCGAAAGTCCGGTCACCGCGGCGGCTCAAGCGTTCGCGGAGGGGATTACGGTTAACGTAGCCGGCGTCGTGGACGACGGAACGATCGGCGAGCTTGGGGCTCGTGAAATATCCGAAATCGCGAGGGCCGGGGGCGGGATGAGCCGTATCGTGACCTCGCGCCAACTGTCCCAGACCGTGCAGATGATGACGCGGCAGACTGTGGCCGGCACGATCAGGCAAGCGGTCAACACGGAACTGAAGCAGCTTTTCGGCCTCGATTCCGTCGGTGCTTTGCCGCCGGCCAAGCGGGCGGAAGTCGTGAAGGTGATGGATGAGCTCGAGGAAACGTCGGAGCTGCGGGTCGCGCTCCTTATCGATACGAGCGCCAGCATGAAGCCGAAGCTGCACGCCGTAGAGGACGCGATCCGCGATCTTGCGCTCAGCCTGCAGGCGAGGACCGGTAGAAGCGCCGTCGCCGTCTTCCATTATCCCGGCGAATACGGCCATCTTCCGTGCGCGCTGGATTGCGACTGGACCGCGGACGCCGGCAGGCTTCCGCTGCTGTTTTCACGCATCCGAATGAAAGGAACGACGCCGACCGGGCCCGCGCTCATGCAGGTAGTTGATTTTTACCGGGAAACTTGTGGTAAGATCAAGTCAGAACTTGTCGACACTCCGCCGTCTAAGCGGGGCGATGCTGGCGAGGTGCGCAGTGACTACGTCGTCTGA
- a CDS encoding FtsB family cell division protein, which yields MSSHTKATPSTIGARRRLKLLTFVMVLFLSWAAYILANQYGQMSGRQAELRETSKKLSEAEAKNEALKQETLRLKQDEYVGQIARRDLGMGLPGEQPIQIQK from the coding sequence ATGTCATCCCACACGAAGGCAACGCCATCGACGATCGGCGCGCGCAGAAGACTGAAGCTGCTCACGTTCGTTATGGTCTTGTTTCTGAGTTGGGCCGCTTACATACTGGCGAACCAATACGGACAAATGAGCGGGCGTCAAGCCGAATTGCGGGAAACCAGCAAGAAGCTGTCCGAAGCCGAGGCGAAGAACGAGGCGTTGAAGCAAGAGACGCTTCGCCTGAAACAAGACGAGTACGTCGGACAAATCGCGCGCCGGGATTTAGGCATGGGATTGCCGGGAGAACAACCGATTCAGATCCAGAAATAA
- the tilS gene encoding tRNA lysidine(34) synthetase TilS, whose product MSRDELLVRIMEEAEREGWWTAGMTAVAAVSGGPDSMALLHLLWKMAGERPFKVVAAHVNHRFRGAEAEAEAELVRQTAAQWGIPVETADIDVPAYIEETGMNPQSAAREKRYGFLKETARSYGASLLLLGHHADDQAETVLMRMLRGTGIGGLAGIPYRRREENLELIRPLLRITKGELLAYCGRNEVPYAVDSSNSARYYTRNSVRLDLIPMLENYNPRLKESLIRLADLAAADDEYMEAAAEGVFRDHAVPSGAGFRLKRRRFRGLHVALQRRLIKLILKYSSGPWHTLAFRQVEEVLEALSDEVATVARIDLGEGWVCVREYDEVYLGPQAAEPTVYAYPVSGFPCFVELGTGGRSIRFERWERAVTSLPVNRWEAFFDESSLSLPLIVRTRLPGDRMAPLGLNGTKKVQDMFVDAKIPRSMRDEWPLVADAEGRILWVPGLRRSGIARVDAGTARTIRAAVEPEFRTPPQTGHE is encoded by the coding sequence GTGAGCCGGGACGAGCTGTTGGTCCGTATCATGGAAGAAGCGGAACGCGAAGGCTGGTGGACGGCCGGCATGACCGCCGTCGCCGCCGTATCCGGCGGACCGGATTCGATGGCGCTGCTCCACTTGCTTTGGAAGATGGCCGGGGAACGGCCGTTCAAGGTCGTCGCCGCCCACGTGAATCACCGGTTTCGGGGTGCCGAGGCGGAGGCGGAAGCGGAGCTCGTCAGGCAAACGGCCGCACAATGGGGAATTCCGGTGGAGACGGCCGACATCGACGTGCCGGCATATATAGAAGAAACGGGGATGAACCCCCAATCCGCGGCACGCGAGAAACGCTACGGTTTCCTGAAGGAAACGGCGCGATCTTACGGTGCCTCTTTGCTTTTGTTGGGTCATCACGCGGACGATCAAGCGGAGACGGTACTCATGCGAATGCTCCGGGGAACGGGGATCGGCGGACTTGCCGGAATTCCTTACCGCCGAAGGGAAGAGAATTTGGAACTGATCCGCCCCTTGCTCCGTATTACCAAAGGAGAGCTTCTTGCTTATTGTGGGCGAAACGAGGTGCCTTACGCGGTCGACAGCAGCAATTCGGCACGTTACTATACCCGGAACTCCGTCCGCTTGGATTTGATCCCGATGCTGGAGAACTACAATCCCCGGTTGAAGGAATCCCTGATCCGCCTGGCCGATCTGGCGGCGGCGGACGACGAATACATGGAAGCCGCCGCCGAGGGCGTTTTCCGCGATCACGCGGTCCCGTCCGGCGCGGGTTTCCGCCTGAAGCGGCGCCGGTTCCGCGGCCTGCACGTCGCTTTACAACGCAGATTGATTAAACTAATATTAAAGTATTCTTCGGGCCCTTGGCATACCTTGGCATTCCGGCAGGTGGAAGAGGTGCTGGAGGCCCTGTCCGACGAGGTCGCGACGGTAGCCCGGATCGATCTCGGCGAGGGCTGGGTTTGCGTTCGGGAGTACGACGAGGTATATTTAGGGCCGCAGGCCGCCGAGCCGACAGTCTACGCGTATCCGGTCTCCGGGTTTCCCTGTTTCGTGGAATTGGGGACCGGCGGACGGTCGATCCGTTTTGAACGATGGGAAAGAGCCGTCACCTCGCTGCCGGTTAACCGGTGGGAGGCTTTTTTTGACGAATCTTCGCTTAGCCTGCCGCTGATCGTGCGAACCCGCTTGCCGGGCGATCGGATGGCGCCGCTCGGACTAAACGGAACCAAAAAAGTGCAAGATATGTTCGTTGACGCCAAGATCCCGCGCTCCATGCGGGACGAATGGCCGCTCGTTGCGGACGCGGAAGGCCGGATCCTATGGGTGCCGGGCCTGCGCCGCTCCGGAATCGCGCGCGTCGATGCCGGCACGGCCCGGACGATCCGCGCGGCGGTGGAACCGGAGTTCCGGACTCCGCCACAAACGGGACATGAATGA